The following are encoded together in the Chiloscyllium plagiosum isolate BGI_BamShark_2017 chromosome 19, ASM401019v2, whole genome shotgun sequence genome:
- the LOC122559746 gene encoding ferritin heavy chain-like, translating to MASQVRQNYHQDCEAAINRQINMELYASYVYMSMYAFFDRDDVALKHVAKFFQHQSHEEREHAEKLMKFQNQRGGRVILQDVAKPDRDEWSNTLEAMRCAHHLEKTVNQSLLELHKLASDKVDPHMCDFLETHYLDEQVKAIKQLGDFITNLVRMGAPQTGMAEYLFDKHTLGESSS from the coding sequence ATGGCTTCCCAGGTTCGCCAGAATTACCACCAGGATTGCGAAGCGGCTATTAATCGCCAGATTAACATGGAGCTCTATGCTTCTTATGTCTACATGTCTATGTATGCCTTCTTTGACCGGGATGATGTTGCTCTGAAACACGTTGCCAAATTTTTCCAGCATCAGTCCCATGAGGAACGGGAACATGCAGAGAAGCTgatgaagtttcaaaatcaacgaGGGGGCCGTGTGATCCTTCAGGATGTCGCGAAACCTGACCGTGATGAATGGAGCAATACTCTAGAAGCCATGAGGTGTGCCCACCATCTGGAAAAGACTGTGAACCAGTCTCTGCTGGAGCTGCACAAATTGGCTTCTGACAAGGTCGATCCTCATATGTGTGACTTCCTGGAAACTCACTATTTGGATGAACAAGTCAAGGCTATCAAGCAGCTTGGTGACTTCATCACCAACCTGGTCCGTATGGGAGCTCCCCAGACTGGCATGGCAGAGTACCTGTTTGACAAGCACACCCTGGGAGAGAGCAGCAGCTAA